A window from Megalobrama amblycephala isolate DHTTF-2021 linkage group LG9, ASM1881202v1, whole genome shotgun sequence encodes these proteins:
- the LOC125274583 gene encoding uncharacterized protein LOC125274583 gives MQPFITLLIHITISVTSSTLSITAKALIDSSFAGNFISRKFLRHLYLPKIPCKETLNIHSIMGKPQEKYIIMHCSPTLTLCIGCTHHEEILLQVLEGSTIVIILRSSWLQVYSPHISWSTVEILSWGKRCFECLSLPQKSTHQNVQPSISIQVATNKSPNQGCKVKIPTEYRAFQDVFSKQLASKLPPYQPWDCAIELPPGASLPKRKIYPVSISEQKATEEYVEEAYIYLSTSPAGSSPQAAVKFLWSHLPWRL, from the coding sequence ATGCAGCCTTTCATTACCTTGTTAATACATATCACCATATCAGTCACTTCTTCCACCCTATCTATTACAGCCAAGGCTCTCATTGACTCCAGCTTTGCCGGGAACTTCATATCAAGGAAGTTCCTCAGGCATCTCTACCTCCCGAAAATACCTTGCAAAGAGACCCTAAACATCCATTCCATCATGGGTAAACCAcaggaaaaatatataatcatgcaCTGCTCACCCACCTTAACTCTATGTATTGGCTGCACTCACCATGAGGAAATTTTATTGCAGGTGCTGGAAGGGTCGACCATTGTCATCATCCTGAGGAGCTCGTGGCTTCAAGTTTATTCCCCACACATTTCATGGAGTACGGTGGAAATCCTGTCCTGGGGGAAGAGATGTTTTGAGTGTCTAAGTCTCCCACAGAAATCTACCCATCAGAATGTGCAGCCTTCCATCTCGATCCAAGTTGCAACTAACAAAAGTCCTAATCAAGGTTGCAAAGTGAAAATTCCAACCGAATACAGGGCATTCCAGGATGTGTTCAGCAAACAGCTGGCCTCGAAGCTACCACCTTATCAGCCATGGGACTGTGCTATTGAGCTGCCGCCTGGGGCTTCATTGCCAAAGCGTAAGATCTACCCAGTTTCCATCTCTGAGCAAAAGGCCACGGAGGAGTATGTAGAAGAGGCATACATCTACCTTTCTACTTCCCCTGCCGGTTCAAGCCCTCAAGCAGCAGTCAAGTTCCTCTGGTCCCATCTGCCCTGGAGACTTTAA